A window from Streptomyces sp. NBC_00271 encodes these proteins:
- a CDS encoding RNA polymerase sigma factor, producing MKTATDRERAARFTALYVRDHPRVSAFVHRRVGDRDAAEELTAEVFRIAWERALGGTEVTTGWLFVTARNLLSNHHRATTRLTELHRRITDELDRAPASAEDSVVLETLERLPERHRDVLLLRYWDGLSTAETAEVLGCSGPAVWVRLHRAREAFRDGYASPASLSSEESA from the coding sequence ATGAAGACCGCGACCGACCGTGAACGCGCCGCACGGTTCACGGCCTTGTATGTCCGCGACCACCCGCGTGTGTCCGCCTTCGTGCACCGGCGGGTGGGTGACCGCGATGCGGCGGAGGAGCTCACGGCCGAGGTCTTCCGGATCGCTTGGGAACGCGCGCTCGGGGGCACGGAGGTGACCACCGGCTGGCTGTTCGTCACCGCGCGCAATCTGCTGAGCAATCACCACCGCGCCACGACCCGGCTGACCGAGCTGCACCGGCGCATCACCGACGAACTGGACCGTGCGCCGGCGTCCGCGGAGGACTCCGTGGTGCTCGAAACCCTCGAACGGCTTCCCGAACGACACCGGGATGTCCTGCTGTTGCGCTACTGGGACGGCCTCAGCACGGCCGAGACCGCCGAGGTCCTCGGATGCAGTGGCCCAGCGGTCTGGGTCCGGCTGCACCGCGCCCGCGAAGCCTTCCGCGACGGTTACGCCTCACCCGCGTCCCTCTCATCCGAGGAGTCGGCATGA
- a CDS encoding MerR family transcriptional regulator, which produces MRIGELSRRTGASPRALRYYEEQGLLSPTRLPSGYREYGERDVMTVRRIQVLISAGLGTSVIAEIVPCVEDDTVVLAGKCPELIEGLAQERGRITAAIDDLTAARDILDSLVGRPLWKDLRRV; this is translated from the coding sequence ATGAGGATCGGTGAACTCTCACGGCGTACGGGTGCCAGCCCGCGGGCCCTGCGCTACTACGAGGAGCAGGGGCTGCTGTCGCCGACCAGACTGCCGAGCGGATATCGCGAGTACGGCGAGCGGGACGTGATGACCGTGCGGCGCATCCAAGTCCTGATCTCCGCCGGACTCGGCACGTCCGTCATCGCGGAGATCGTGCCCTGCGTGGAGGACGACACCGTCGTCCTGGCGGGCAAGTGCCCGGAGCTCATCGAAGGACTCGCGCAGGAGCGCGGGCGGATCACGGCGGCGATCGACGACCTGACCGCCGCGCGCGACATCCTCGACTCCCTCGTCGGCCGCCCTCTCTGGAAAGACCTCCGGCGCGTGTAA
- a CDS encoding NAD(P)-dependent oxidoreductase, whose translation MTSSTQDTTRPYPDPSAPPAPVTVLGLGPMGRALASAFLAAGHPVTVWNRTPGRAGDLPDRGAAVAGSVADAVGAGRVVVACLRDYDAVRAVLEPVAPARWEGRLLTNLTSGAPARARSMADWATTHGIRYLDGAILTPTQVVGTAAAAVLYSGAHEVHEAVRDTMAAVGGTGRYLGADPGRAAAYEVALLDLFTTSVYGVAHSFALASAEGIAPDDLAPFAIGISGLLSEMIPRFAGQLRTGDYPGERSTIASAATTITHLIDAATAHGLEVGALTAAKGAADRAVAAGHGPDGLPRLATVLRTEKPAG comes from the coding sequence ATGACCTCATCCACGCAGGACACCACCCGGCCGTACCCCGACCCGTCCGCCCCGCCCGCTCCCGTCACCGTCCTCGGCCTCGGCCCGATGGGCCGCGCCCTGGCCTCCGCCTTCCTGGCGGCAGGTCACCCGGTGACGGTGTGGAACCGCACGCCAGGCCGGGCCGGCGACCTGCCCGACCGGGGTGCCGCCGTCGCCGGGTCGGTGGCGGACGCGGTGGGTGCCGGGCGGGTGGTCGTCGCCTGCCTGCGGGACTACGACGCTGTACGGGCGGTGCTGGAGCCGGTCGCGCCGGCGCGCTGGGAGGGGCGCCTGCTCACCAACCTCACCAGCGGGGCGCCGGCCCGAGCCCGCTCGATGGCGGACTGGGCAACCACGCACGGCATCCGCTACCTGGACGGCGCGATCCTCACCCCCACCCAGGTCGTCGGCACGGCGGCCGCCGCCGTGCTCTACAGCGGGGCGCACGAGGTGCACGAGGCGGTACGGGACACGATGGCCGCCGTGGGCGGCACCGGTAGGTATCTCGGTGCCGATCCCGGCCGGGCGGCGGCATACGAGGTGGCGCTCCTCGACCTGTTCACCACGTCGGTGTACGGCGTCGCGCACTCCTTCGCCCTCGCCTCGGCCGAGGGCATCGCACCCGACGACCTCGCCCCGTTCGCCATCGGGATCAGCGGTCTGCTGTCCGAGATGATCCCGCGGTTCGCCGGTCAGCTGCGCACCGGCGACTACCCCGGCGAGCGCTCCACGATCGCCTCCGCGGCGACGACGATCACCCACCTGATCGACGCGGCCACCGCCCACGGCCTGGAGGTGGGCGCGCTGACCGCGGCGAAGGGCGCCGCCGACCGGGCCGTCGCCGCCGGCCACGGACCGGACGGACTCCCACGCCTGGCCACGGTCCTGCGCACCGAGAAGCCGGCCGGTTGA
- a CDS encoding carboxylesterase/lipase family protein, with protein MTSVGASVVRTHAGAVRGRREDGLVVFRGIPFAEPPVGDARFAAPRPVTAWDGTRDAFAFGPPPPQESGFQGRTRVIDAPMGDDWLTVNVWTPDPDPAAGRPVMVWIYGGAYKLGHSGSPGYDARRIARDGDLVVVTLNYRLGVEGFARIDGAPANRGLLDQVAALEWVRENIAAFGGDPGRVTVFGESAGAGSVASLLAMPSAAGLFGRAIAQSVPGPFFSDGLARDIAAAIAAEAALRPTAADLSSVDPRRLTAVGEALGPKMREFEDRWGMVAHTLTAFSPVVDGEVLPTAPWQALAAGSARDVELIVGHTRNEYRLFAALGGQLGTITDEQATAALHTFGPGPGFGADGERAYRAAFPDASPEELYEWVHSDAVFRMPSLRLAEAQIAGGGRAHVYELAWPAPAYGGALGACHGLDIPLLFGTFTADLGLMLFAGVGSSPEAEAVSSRFRTAWTAFATTGDPGWPAYDTERRPTQVFDTESVVTAYPHETSRRLWEHHDFGALPLIG; from the coding sequence GTGACGTCAGTAGGAGCGAGCGTGGTGCGCACCCACGCCGGTGCGGTGCGTGGTCGCCGGGAGGACGGGCTGGTGGTCTTCCGGGGCATTCCGTTCGCCGAACCGCCGGTGGGGGACGCGCGGTTCGCCGCCCCGCGTCCGGTGACCGCCTGGGACGGCACCCGCGACGCCTTCGCCTTCGGGCCGCCGCCCCCGCAGGAGTCGGGATTCCAGGGCCGTACCCGGGTGATCGACGCGCCCATGGGCGACGACTGGCTGACCGTGAACGTCTGGACGCCCGACCCGGACCCGGCCGCCGGCCGTCCGGTGATGGTCTGGATCTACGGCGGCGCCTACAAGCTCGGCCACTCCGGCAGCCCCGGATACGACGCCCGCCGCATCGCCCGCGACGGCGACCTGGTCGTCGTCACCCTCAACTACCGCCTCGGCGTGGAGGGTTTCGCCCGGATCGACGGAGCCCCCGCCAACCGGGGGCTGCTCGACCAGGTCGCGGCCCTGGAATGGGTACGGGAGAACATCGCGGCCTTCGGCGGCGACCCCGGCCGGGTCACCGTCTTCGGCGAGTCCGCGGGCGCCGGGTCCGTCGCCTCGCTGCTGGCCATGCCCAGTGCGGCCGGGCTGTTCGGTCGGGCGATCGCGCAGAGCGTGCCCGGCCCCTTCTTCTCCGACGGCCTCGCCCGCGACATCGCCGCCGCCATCGCCGCCGAGGCGGCCCTGCGCCCGACGGCCGCCGACCTGTCCTCGGTGGATCCCCGCCGACTGACCGCCGTGGGCGAGGCGTTGGGGCCCAAGATGCGGGAGTTCGAGGACAGGTGGGGCATGGTCGCCCACACGCTGACCGCCTTCTCGCCCGTCGTCGACGGAGAGGTACTGCCGACCGCCCCCTGGCAGGCGCTGGCGGCCGGCTCGGCACGGGACGTGGAACTGATCGTCGGGCACACACGGAACGAGTACCGGCTGTTCGCCGCGCTGGGCGGCCAACTCGGGACGATCACGGATGAGCAGGCGACGGCGGCACTGCACACCTTCGGACCGGGACCGGGCTTCGGGGCTGACGGCGAGCGGGCCTACCGCGCCGCCTTTCCCGACGCCTCTCCCGAGGAGCTCTACGAGTGGGTGCACTCCGACGCGGTGTTCCGTATGCCCTCGTTGCGCCTGGCCGAGGCGCAGATCGCGGGCGGTGGCCGCGCGCACGTCTACGAGCTGGCCTGGCCCGCGCCCGCCTACGGAGGCGCGCTGGGTGCCTGCCACGGCCTCGACATACCGCTGCTGTTCGGAACCTTCACCGCCGACCTCGGCCTGATGCTGTTCGCCGGGGTCGGCTCGTCCCCGGAGGCCGAGGCCGTGTCGTCCCGCTTCCGCACGGCCTGGACGGCGTTCGCCACGACCGGAGACCCGGGCTGGCCCGCGTACGACACCGAGCGGCGGCCGACCCAGGTCTTCGACACGGAGTCGGTCGTCACCGCGTATCCGCATGAGACCTCGCGCCGGCTATGGGAGCACCATGACTTCGGGGCGCTGCCGTTGATCGGCTGA
- a CDS encoding lipase family alpha/beta hydrolase translates to MEHDLVVFVPGILGSRLTRGGEDVWHRSSQRIMFHSVKELAKRPLKPAAAFEELMLPPGIGDNRPEPRWAVSADEPVKGADALPGLLATLGQPDIRGMLGGLTDGQYVSFTYDWRLSNRVTAAELKKRVGRELARWREYVKQHLPHVEDEPKVMFLCHSMGGLITRYYLECLGGAETARALVTIGTPHRGAAKAVRFLTGNGVGPGDDQPWLVRAGAVAAGAYLNSALMEVSRTFPSVAQLLPVYQAVVEPGRTRRRYLDDEGVSVADLPSELIKDAFAFHTEFEEACERNRLRGGGPWPSYRVHSIGGRAHPTVHGVQIEPGGRLKFPNQLDDTWDWTGDGTVPEESAFPGWALRDMSDGVWNGYRHAALPGGGSVGHQLVTILRGRTARNTLAGDEEFGITAPELAVAGEPFDVVVQGADDSRTVRAGLRQDGKAAIEPVILRPDGDGLLRGELTAAAGTWVLQVEADGPQVVHRDVVTVVEP, encoded by the coding sequence ATGGAGCACGACCTCGTCGTCTTCGTCCCCGGCATCCTCGGCAGCCGACTCACGCGGGGCGGCGAGGACGTCTGGCACCGGTCCTCACAGCGCATCATGTTCCACTCCGTCAAGGAGTTGGCGAAGCGGCCGCTGAAACCGGCGGCGGCGTTCGAGGAACTCATGCTGCCGCCGGGCATCGGGGACAACCGTCCGGAGCCGCGGTGGGCGGTGTCGGCGGACGAGCCGGTTAAAGGTGCCGATGCGCTGCCGGGCTTGCTGGCCACCCTCGGCCAACCGGACATCCGGGGCATGCTGGGAGGCCTCACCGACGGGCAGTACGTGTCGTTCACGTACGACTGGAGGCTGTCGAACCGGGTTACGGCCGCCGAGCTCAAGAAGCGGGTCGGGCGTGAGCTGGCGCGCTGGCGGGAGTATGTGAAGCAACATCTCCCGCACGTCGAGGACGAGCCGAAGGTGATGTTCCTGTGCCACTCGATGGGCGGGCTGATCACGCGCTACTACCTGGAGTGTCTGGGCGGCGCGGAGACCGCCCGGGCCCTGGTGACGATCGGCACCCCGCACCGGGGGGCCGCGAAGGCGGTTCGCTTCCTGACCGGCAACGGGGTCGGACCCGGAGACGACCAGCCGTGGCTCGTGCGGGCGGGCGCCGTGGCCGCCGGCGCCTATCTCAACAGCGCGCTCATGGAAGTCAGCCGTACGTTCCCGTCCGTGGCACAACTACTGCCGGTCTACCAGGCCGTGGTGGAACCGGGCAGGACCCGCAGACGCTACTTGGACGACGAGGGCGTGTCGGTTGCCGACCTGCCGTCGGAGCTGATCAAGGACGCTTTCGCGTTTCACACCGAGTTCGAGGAGGCGTGCGAGCGCAACCGGCTGCGCGGCGGTGGACCGTGGCCCTCGTACCGCGTCCACAGCATCGGTGGGCGAGCCCACCCCACCGTGCACGGAGTCCAGATCGAGCCGGGCGGTCGGCTCAAGTTCCCGAACCAGCTCGACGACACTTGGGACTGGACCGGTGATGGCACCGTGCCCGAGGAGTCGGCATTCCCCGGGTGGGCCCTGCGCGACATGAGCGACGGGGTGTGGAACGGCTACCGGCACGCCGCTCTGCCCGGCGGCGGGTCGGTCGGCCACCAACTGGTGACCATCCTGCGGGGCCGCACCGCGCGGAACACTCTGGCGGGCGATGAGGAGTTCGGCATCACGGCCCCTGAACTGGCCGTGGCCGGGGAACCGTTCGACGTCGTGGTGCAGGGTGCCGACGACAGCCGTACCGTTCGCGCCGGACTCAGGCAGGACGGGAAGGCCGCCATCGAGCCGGTGATCCTGCGGCCGGACGGGGACGGACTGCTGCGGGGCGAGCTCACCGCGGCGGCCGGCACCTGGGTTCTACAGGTAGAGGCGGACGGGCCGCAGGTAGTGCACCGGGATGTGGTGACGGTTGTAGAGCCGTGA
- a CDS encoding ATP-binding protein, giving the protein MSRSAPHGALRAEGLVATVVVDTYDNPNRQGGREILSHVGEARRKFTRLVCPGLGFGVQLRLDEAGSSRQHLWTGVEEFRAHGARRKILYWTGHGVDLGEKGYYLACRDSWAEGSFDGGRAIALTELVDCLLAPGGEAETLLVVDACSSHGHLPQALNRALSKDRETVGTAYREREHGFVVIGTSGVGRAIPEGRWVDWLDEALADPGVRMADYVRPLEPSALYLPVEYLREAVDQRAAASGLDQAEERPGYVEVHSLPNSFLHNPYYNEDDQPHRTAQLHGDDAEPWLRTEHFGLEDGGDLEQIFAGRHGALSRLVRWLDTHSQGLLAVTGPAGSGKTALLGRLALMSVPKKCERLDPPPPPQVRPRPGTIHAVISCHGQSLVTLTRALWQVLTAFDEMAPLPEGATTTTTCLVAIDALVRSRGSLNVIFDGLDEAMPEQAHEIARHLLNPLARSRGVKVVVGTRPQPRQQAAYREPEETLLETLDQTAPALALDEDDETERDIARMVETVLATGSSWAGVEAREERHRAAERIAEESGRLFLVARLMAAELVREHARISEEQLVERIRAGGAGLRERLAQEIRYLGSAGALRAEELLRPLALVQGRGLPAARRPDRRLWLALANCLRNPASEELTEGALSAVLKRAVGSVVTAQRESTEARSYRLAHPSYGAYLLESARLDPGEGHRRVVETLSAHDEADWDAAHPYVLRYLGAHAAQSGSRSLESLFADPHFLVRTDPDVMLPLVTPLLRESEGAALYARVADRFRFHTEVVERKAILRAAAFVSHRDGLYRMLLTRAGFLELPWRELWTDAPPEPLELRWPAPLGGARAIAWTTSDGGQRISVGGQGEVVVQDARTGRRLLTRRTGDDRGVRRTALTEVRETGAGSRRVTVASDSGVLSFWVGPERTPAQAYQWGGAPHSLTLERCDDVVLAMAADGRMIWAWRWPYRERPADGGLADVPGVAADRIALAALGGRRFLLVAHRGVTLWEVHPQAPHGSGLLGDSWVLSGEGAPAYATAALPDGESRTWLAVADGQTATVWRLSAPVGTLAPGSSSARRPPDWEEMLTVDTTARGITLGHLADQPLIALHEGATIRVRGILDTALACSFELSSPREPEALAFDPAGSGLLAAGDGPDVRLLDVASALRAVRRARRRGHYQRALVALAASGEPDGPTLLCQVWGGDVLVGLQPESRPGAGVHTLLHHEESVAAVRALWHHDHWIVAVAAGRQVRIWRLSAQLDERKQDDPLELEDDPGVPVPGLGLTSAGDAVRLFVPERGEVTCWEIPRETAGARAGRRRAGAVYAGVTVMWSCASAMRDGRTWLVTHAGDGFRLWESTPDGLAAASGILGAGTVTVDAVLGEYHVDEQSVPLVAWAEGERVRIAEWTGRRWKPTDLTVPRPGPTALRFSGTPDRPLLLVCGGTHTLSVWDMRNGVWVDELAVPYRGFDVETADAVSTASAGGITLALQGSQRCDLIEVRPDALPRPVTRRRTGGL; this is encoded by the coding sequence ATGTCCCGGTCTGCGCCACATGGGGCATTACGGGCGGAGGGGCTCGTCGCGACGGTCGTCGTCGACACCTACGACAACCCGAACCGGCAGGGCGGACGCGAGATTCTCTCCCATGTCGGGGAGGCCCGGCGGAAGTTCACGCGGCTCGTCTGCCCCGGACTCGGGTTCGGTGTCCAACTGCGGCTCGACGAGGCGGGCAGCTCACGCCAGCACCTGTGGACGGGCGTGGAGGAGTTCCGCGCCCACGGGGCCAGACGGAAGATTCTCTACTGGACCGGACACGGCGTGGACCTGGGAGAGAAGGGTTACTACCTCGCCTGCCGAGACAGCTGGGCGGAGGGCAGCTTCGACGGCGGCCGTGCCATCGCCCTGACGGAGCTGGTCGACTGCCTGCTGGCGCCCGGCGGCGAGGCGGAAACCTTGCTCGTCGTCGATGCGTGCTCGTCGCACGGGCACCTTCCGCAGGCCCTGAACCGCGCGCTGAGCAAGGACAGGGAAACCGTCGGCACCGCCTACCGGGAGCGCGAACACGGGTTCGTGGTCATCGGTACCTCCGGCGTCGGCCGCGCCATCCCCGAGGGCCGATGGGTGGACTGGCTCGACGAGGCGCTCGCCGATCCGGGCGTACGGATGGCGGATTACGTACGGCCCTTGGAGCCCTCGGCGCTGTACCTGCCCGTGGAGTACCTGCGGGAGGCGGTGGACCAGCGCGCCGCCGCCTCTGGGCTGGACCAGGCCGAGGAGCGGCCCGGCTATGTCGAGGTGCACTCCCTTCCCAACAGCTTTCTGCACAACCCGTACTACAACGAGGACGACCAGCCGCACCGGACGGCACAGCTGCACGGCGACGATGCCGAACCGTGGCTGCGGACCGAACACTTCGGTCTGGAGGACGGCGGTGACCTGGAGCAGATCTTTGCCGGACGGCACGGCGCGCTGAGCCGACTGGTCAGATGGCTGGACACGCATTCCCAGGGGCTGCTGGCCGTGACCGGACCGGCAGGCTCGGGCAAGACCGCGCTGTTGGGCCGGCTGGCGCTGATGTCCGTACCGAAGAAGTGCGAACGCCTGGACCCACCTCCCCCGCCACAGGTGCGTCCCCGGCCGGGCACCATCCACGCGGTGATCTCCTGCCACGGTCAGTCGCTGGTCACCCTCACCAGAGCGCTGTGGCAGGTGCTCACGGCCTTCGACGAAATGGCGCCCCTGCCCGAAGGCGCGACCACGACGACCACCTGTCTCGTGGCGATCGACGCGCTGGTGCGCAGCAGGGGCTCCCTGAACGTGATCTTCGACGGACTCGACGAAGCCATGCCGGAGCAGGCGCACGAGATCGCCAGGCATCTGTTGAATCCGCTCGCCCGCTCCCGAGGGGTCAAGGTCGTCGTCGGCACCCGCCCGCAGCCACGCCAGCAGGCCGCCTATCGGGAGCCGGAGGAGACCCTCCTGGAGACGCTGGACCAGACCGCTCCCGCACTCGCCCTCGACGAGGACGACGAGACGGAGCGGGACATCGCCCGGATGGTGGAGACCGTCCTCGCCACCGGCTCGTCCTGGGCCGGCGTCGAGGCACGGGAGGAACGGCACCGCGCGGCGGAACGTATCGCGGAGGAGAGCGGACGGCTCTTCCTGGTGGCCCGGCTGATGGCAGCCGAGCTGGTCCGTGAGCACGCCCGCATCTCCGAAGAGCAGCTGGTGGAGCGCATCCGCGCGGGTGGCGCCGGACTGCGCGAGCGCCTGGCCCAGGAAATCCGGTACCTCGGCTCCGCGGGCGCGCTGCGCGCGGAGGAACTGCTGCGGCCGCTGGCGCTCGTCCAGGGACGCGGCCTCCCTGCTGCCCGTAGACCGGACAGACGGCTGTGGCTCGCGCTGGCGAACTGCCTGCGTAACCCGGCATCGGAGGAACTCACCGAGGGGGCTCTGTCAGCCGTGTTGAAACGGGCCGTGGGCAGCGTCGTCACCGCCCAGCGCGAGTCAACCGAGGCCCGCAGCTACCGCCTCGCCCACCCGAGCTACGGTGCGTACCTTCTGGAGAGCGCCCGACTGGACCCGGGCGAAGGACACCGCCGCGTCGTCGAGACACTGAGCGCACACGACGAGGCCGACTGGGACGCGGCACACCCCTACGTTCTGCGCTATCTCGGCGCGCACGCGGCACAGTCCGGCTCCCGGTCGCTGGAGTCGCTGTTCGCCGATCCGCATTTCCTGGTGCGCACCGACCCGGACGTCATGCTGCCCCTCGTCACTCCGCTGCTGCGTGAGTCGGAGGGAGCGGCGCTCTACGCACGGGTGGCGGACCGGTTCCGGTTCCATACGGAGGTCGTTGAGCGGAAGGCGATCCTGCGGGCCGCCGCCTTCGTGAGCCACCGCGACGGCCTTTACCGCATGCTCCTCACCCGCGCCGGTTTTCTCGAACTGCCCTGGCGCGAGCTGTGGACGGACGCGCCGCCCGAGCCCCTGGAGCTGCGCTGGCCGGCCCCGCTGGGAGGTGCGCGTGCCATCGCCTGGACCACCTCCGACGGCGGGCAGCGCATCTCGGTCGGCGGGCAGGGAGAAGTGGTGGTGCAGGACGCGCGCACGGGCAGGCGGCTTCTCACCCGCCGGACGGGAGACGACCGCGGTGTACGCCGCACAGCCCTGACCGAGGTCAGGGAGACCGGGGCCGGCAGCCGTCGGGTGACCGTGGCCAGCGACAGCGGAGTTCTCTCGTTCTGGGTCGGCCCGGAACGGACCCCTGCGCAGGCCTACCAGTGGGGCGGCGCACCGCACAGCCTGACGCTCGAGCGGTGCGACGATGTCGTGCTGGCCATGGCGGCGGACGGACGCATGATCTGGGCATGGCGCTGGCCGTACCGGGAGCGCCCGGCGGACGGAGGGCTCGCGGACGTGCCCGGCGTGGCTGCCGACCGGATCGCCCTGGCGGCACTCGGCGGGCGCCGCTTCCTCCTGGTCGCCCATCGGGGGGTCACCTTGTGGGAAGTCCATCCCCAGGCACCACACGGCTCCGGGCTGCTCGGCGACTCCTGGGTGCTGAGCGGGGAGGGCGCACCCGCGTACGCGACGGCGGCCCTCCCCGACGGTGAATCGCGGACCTGGCTGGCCGTGGCGGACGGCCAGACGGCCACCGTCTGGCGACTCTCGGCACCCGTTGGCACCTTGGCACCCGGCAGCTCATCGGCGCGTCGTCCGCCGGACTGGGAGGAGATGCTGACGGTGGACACCACGGCACGGGGCATCACGCTCGGGCATCTCGCCGACCAGCCGCTGATCGCTCTGCACGAGGGTGCCACGATCAGGGTGCGCGGCATCCTCGACACCGCCCTGGCCTGCTCGTTCGAGCTGAGCAGCCCACGAGAACCCGAGGCGTTGGCTTTCGATCCCGCCGGTTCGGGGCTCTTGGCGGCGGGCGACGGCCCGGACGTACGGCTTCTGGACGTCGCTTCGGCGCTGCGCGCGGTGCGCCGGGCCCGCCGTCGCGGGCACTACCAGCGGGCCCTGGTCGCGCTCGCCGCGTCCGGTGAACCGGACGGACCGACGCTGCTGTGCCAGGTGTGGGGCGGCGACGTCCTCGTCGGGCTGCAACCGGAAAGCCGCCCCGGCGCCGGTGTCCACACTCTCCTCCACCATGAAGAGAGCGTCGCGGCGGTCCGCGCGCTGTGGCATCACGACCACTGGATCGTCGCGGTGGCCGCCGGACGGCAGGTACGGATCTGGCGGCTTTCGGCGCAGCTCGACGAGCGGAAGCAGGACGACCCCCTGGAACTCGAGGACGATCCGGGTGTGCCGGTCCCGGGGTTGGGACTCACGTCGGCGGGTGACGCCGTACGGCTCTTCGTCCCGGAGCGCGGAGAAGTGACGTGCTGGGAGATTCCACGGGAAACGGCGGGAGCGCGTGCCGGCCGGCGCAGAGCGGGCGCGGTCTACGCCGGAGTCACGGTGATGTGGTCGTGCGCGAGCGCGATGAGGGACGGCCGGACCTGGCTCGTGACGCATGCCGGGGACGGTTTCCGGCTGTGGGAGAGCACGCCGGACGGCTTGGCCGCCGCCTCCGGGATTCTGGGCGCGGGGACCGTCACCGTGGATGCCGTGCTCGGGGAGTACCACGTCGATGAGCAGTCCGTCCCGCTCGTCGCGTGGGCGGAGGGCGAGCGGGTGCGGATCGCGGAGTGGACCGGTCGCCGCTGGAAGCCCACCGACCTGACCGTCCCCAGGCCGGGGCCCACCGCGTTGCGGTTCTCCGGAACTCCTGATCGCCCGCTGCTCCTGGTGTGCGGGGGCACACACACGCTCTCCGTGTGGGACATGCGCAACGGCGTGTGGGTGGACGAACTCGCGGTTCCGTACCGCGGCTTCGATGTGGAGACGGCGGACGCGGTCTCCACGGCATCGGCTGGGGGGATCACGCTCGCGCTTCAGGGGAGCCAACGCTGCGACCTGATCGAGGTCCGTCCCGACGCGCTGCCCCGACCGGTGACGAGGAGACGGACCGGCGGCCTGTGA
- a CDS encoding translation initiation factor 2: protein MAQRERVNVVGRQTDCHLYEGDGTRPIHEANVRIRYIPERVEFPDEIGRWRRAIEDEERRREAAGEPHRWNNPRFAVERLVVTRTHTKEEPVVTLTFRDADYYDFLTTSINLDRKQENGLSLRQQYLESRDPVDAPAYMFCSFGVNVAVETGTDSKMLFSHRSAQVVGPNKSRWNSSANEGMAANHDVSADGRISLYAVARRALREELAVQASDDVDLELLGFGLDLRNNQWAAFFRAVLTGLGEDELRNRWSRGIEDKWEHDRFAFVPSDPESVLSFIQEQPAESWTPCAPALFYLALVRAAVRARGDDPDARLDVEAIERRVMRRREEATADA from the coding sequence ATGGCTCAGCGGGAAAGGGTCAACGTGGTCGGCAGGCAGACCGACTGTCACCTGTACGAGGGTGACGGCACCCGCCCCATCCACGAGGCGAACGTCCGCATCAGATACATCCCGGAGCGGGTGGAGTTCCCCGACGAAATCGGCCGGTGGCGCCGGGCGATCGAGGACGAAGAGAGGCGCAGAGAGGCAGCGGGCGAACCGCACCGTTGGAACAACCCCCGTTTCGCCGTGGAACGGCTGGTCGTCACCCGCACCCATACGAAGGAGGAGCCGGTCGTCACGCTCACCTTTCGCGACGCGGACTACTACGACTTCCTCACCACCTCCATCAATCTGGACCGCAAGCAGGAGAACGGGCTGTCCCTGCGTCAGCAGTATCTGGAGAGCCGGGATCCGGTCGACGCTCCGGCGTACATGTTCTGCAGCTTCGGTGTGAACGTGGCGGTGGAGACCGGCACCGACTCGAAGATGCTCTTCTCGCACCGCAGCGCCCAGGTCGTGGGTCCCAACAAGTCCCGTTGGAACTCCTCCGCCAACGAGGGCATGGCGGCCAACCACGACGTGTCCGCCGACGGCCGGATCAGCCTGTACGCGGTGGCCCGCCGCGCCCTGCGCGAGGAACTGGCCGTCCAGGCGTCGGACGACGTCGACCTGGAGCTCCTCGGTTTCGGCCTGGACCTGCGCAACAACCAGTGGGCGGCCTTCTTCCGAGCTGTGCTCACCGGGCTGGGAGAGGACGAGCTGCGCAACCGCTGGAGCCGTGGCATCGAGGACAAGTGGGAGCACGACAGGTTCGCCTTCGTTCCCTCGGACCCCGAGTCCGTACTCTCCTTCATCCAGGAGCAGCCGGCCGAGTCGTGGACGCCCTGTGCTCCGGCGCTCTTCTACTTGGCGCTCGTCCGCGCCGCCGTACGCGCGCGCGGCGACGACCCCGACGCCCGCCTGGACGTGGAAGCGATCGAGCGCCGGGTCATGCGTCGCCGCGAGGAGGCCACGGCGGACGCATGA